From a single Raphanus sativus cultivar WK10039 chromosome 3, ASM80110v3, whole genome shotgun sequence genomic region:
- the LOC108844722 gene encoding uncharacterized protein LOC108844722 yields MSRRSLTFQSSQPQPLVPSHRPWNSAGFAVSTRPRKSLTRIMSRPSRKRSRKLLTSKRILTSMFLSMESLRETTWLSTLESSCQVLHFTANGWVQSYGSRCVKPPIIF; encoded by the exons ATGAGCAGAAGAAGCTTAACCTTCCAATCCTCCCAACCACAACCATTGGTTCCTTCCCACAGACCGTGGAACTCAGCAGGGTTTGCCGTGAGTACAAGGCCAAGAA AATCTCTGACGAGGATTATGTCAAGGCCATCAAGGAAGAGATCAAGAAAGTTGTTGACATCCAAGAGGATCTTGACATCGATGTTCTTGTCCATGGAGAGCCTGAG AGAAACGACATGGTTGAGTACTTTGGAGAGCAGTTGTCAGGTTTTGCATTTCACAGCAAACGGATGGGTGCAATCATACGGATCACGTTGTGTGAAGCCACCGATCATATTCTAA